The following are encoded together in the Oncorhynchus nerka isolate Pitt River linkage group LG23, Oner_Uvic_2.0, whole genome shotgun sequence genome:
- the LOC115107149 gene encoding keratocan-like gives MALLLAFSSVLLLVGPALAQSPDMSYGDYMAQLQACPKECRCPPSFPNAVYCDNKALKRIPTIPPHTWYLYLQNNLIDVLSTDALRNATQLRWINLNRNRITSEGMEEGALAAMLRLVHLYMDDNLLSSVPANLPSSLEQLRLSRNRISKIPAGVFSGLDRMTLLELQGNKLQDDAVTEVSLKGLSNLVQINLAKNQLTTMPLGLPITITQLFLDNNAIEKIPADYFKGLPKVAFLRLNRNKLGNGGLPKNVFNMSSILDLQLSHNQLTQVPMIPSGLEHLHLDHNQIKSVNGSDICPVSADALEGYVTETAPKLRYLRLDGNEVKPPIPRDLMMCFRLLRSIVI, from the exons ATGGCGCTTCTCCTGGCCTTTTCCTCCGTCCTCCTTCTGGTCGGTCCCGCTCTGGCCCAGAGCCCTGACATGTCCTACGGTGACTATATGGCCCAGTTACAGGCCTGTCCCAAAGAGTGCCGCTGCCCGCCCAGCTTCCCCAACGCCGTCTACTGCGACAACAAGGCTCTGAAGCGCATCCCCACCATCCCCCCACACACATGGTATCTGTACCTGCAGAACAACCTCATCGACGTACTGTCAACAGATGCTCTCCGCAACGCCACGCAGCTGCGCTGGATCAACCTCAACCGCAACCGCATCACCAGCGAGGGCATGGAGGAGGGTGCCCTGGCCGCCATGCTCCGCCTGGTCCACCTCTACATGGATGACAACCTGCTGAGCTCCGTCCCAGCCAACCTGCCCTCCAGCCTGGAGCAGCTGCGCCTCTCCCGCAACCGCATCTCCAAGATCCCCGCCGGGGTGTTCTCAGGTCTGGATCGGATGACACTGCTGGAACTGCAGGGGAACAAGCTCCAGGATGACGCAGTGACCGAGGTGAGCCTCAAGGGCCTGAGCAACCTGGTCCAGATCAACCTGGCCAAGAACCAGCTTACCACCATGCCCCTGGGCCTCCCCATCACCATCACCCAGCTCTTCCTGGACAACAACGCCATTGAGAAGATCCCCGCTGACTACTTCAAGGGTCTACCCAAGGTGGCCTTCCTCAGGCTCAACCGCAACAAGCTGGGAAACGGCGGGCTGCCCAAGAACGTGTTCAACATGTCCAGCATCCTGGACCTGCAGTTGTCCCATAACCAGCTAACTCAGGTTCCTATGATCCCCTCAGGCCTGGAACACCTCCACCTGGACCACAACCAGATTAAGA GTGTGAATGGATCTGATATCTGCCCTGTGTCGGCTGATGCTCTGGAGGGCTATGTCACTGAGACCGCTCCTAAACTCCGCTACCTCCGTCTCGATGGCAATGAGGTCAAGCCACCAATACCCAGAGACCTCATGATGTGCTTCCGTCTCCTCAGGTCCATCGTCATATAA